In Arachis hypogaea cultivar Tifrunner chromosome 17, arahy.Tifrunner.gnm2.J5K5, whole genome shotgun sequence, a single window of DNA contains:
- the LOC140180488 gene encoding uncharacterized protein, whose amino-acid sequence MRYDETQDPQEHLTAFEARMNLEGVRNEVRCRTFLVTLAGPAIRWFNSLLQGSVAKFSDISHAFLAQFTTRIAKAKHPINLLGVTQRSGEPTRKYLDRFNDECLEIDGLTDSVASLCLTNGLLNEDFRKHLTTKPVWTMQEI is encoded by the coding sequence ATGAGGTACGACGAAACCCAAGACCCACAGGAGCACcttacggccttcgaggccaggatgaacctggaggGAGTAAGGAATGAGGTAAGGTGCCGCACCTTTCTGGTCACCCTCGCGGGACCTGCGATACGATGGTTTAATAGCCTCCTGCAGGGCTCGGTGGCCAAGTTCTCGGATATAAGCCACGCCTTCTTGGCCCAATTCACTACCAGGATAGCCAAGGCAAAGCACCCAATCAACCTGCTGGGAGTGACGCAGAGGTCCGGAGAACCGACAAGAAAATATCTGGATCGTTTCAACGATGAGTGCCTGGAGATCGATGGACTGACCGACTCAGTTGCCAGCCTATGCCTGACGAACGGTCTCCTAAACGAAGACTTCAGAAAGCACCTCACGACAAAGCCGGTgtggacaatgcaggagatctaA